The DNA sequence GCTAGCCTGGTCCGTCTTCTTATTTACGCCGTCATCatcaggtggcctttctcgtccttCGCCTTCTCACCCTCGCAATAGGCGGTGTCCAAAACTTCGCGTCCTTcacgtgtttccggctcccgcAATCGCTTCCGGAACATGCAATCAGCAGAAGCATAGCCCTCGAGGTCCGTTTTTGTTACCCTGAGAGTGTCGCCGCAAGGGCGTGGATTTGGACGCCGCCCTTATACGGCGAGGAAAAACAAAACTTTAGAGCCACCACAAGGGAtggaactcgtgcaacaatgtgAAGTCAGCAACCGGACGCGCTAATCACTTGTCGCGCAGCTATCACATGTGGGAAATACTGGAAATAGGTTTTTCGTCGTTATTAGGTTGCCCCTTACAAAATGGCTGACTGCCCACTCACGGTGCCATGGAGCCAAAGGTAGGCTTGCAAACAGCGAACATGCAGACAGGAAGAGATGGGCCAGCACAGCATAGACAACCTGCTTTGACAGCTAAAAAAAttggcagatcccacgcactacgggaatcgatgtaagcgaagctttgtatgctgttgcTTTGATTCACGATAATGAGCGCTGAGTTAGAGgggaatgtgtaatttctttagGGTTCAGTCGAATATCAGTGTGATGAGTGTGGTGATGAGCCGCAGCCGCCGTTACTGGAGTGGATGAAGCCGACATTGTGTGTTCATCGCTAAGAAGTATAGTTGTCATTGAGAATTAGCGGTTTCCGCTTTGGGAGCCTGCTGCCGACGCAGTAAATGATCTCAGAACCGCAGTAATGACTGTAGTCTGCTGATTTTCTCTTGAGGCTCTTTACTTCCGCACGTGCATTCAGGGAAAGACTGAAGATTCAAGAAACTCGAGGTGTTCAATGCCGTAACGTTGAATTCCTCCTTCAACTCCCATTTCTGCTATGGCAGAGATGAAAGTCTAATTTCGAAGACCAGAACTTCTTCACGAAATTACACGCTGAGAATTCAACTCTGTGACTTTTCATCCTGGCCCCTTTCGTATTGTCAGATTCATTCTGGAAGAGCGTCGTGCTGCCGATATTAACGTTCGCTTTATATCGGCGCGCAAAGTTCCACTAGCATTTCATTGCGTTCCGTACGAAATAATTTAAGCTGGTGCTTCTCTATATGTATTTTCATTGCCTTCCTTTCAGTACGCACGTCTAAAATCCATTCGACTTATCGCAAGGCAGGTGGGCTTCACTGCCGATGCCGGTAGTATTGCGCCGGAGCCAGCACTTGTGTAGCACAGGGAAGTGACCTCGCGTCTCGGATGTTATAAGAAAGGCAGTAGTATTTCATCCTCTTCGGACAATGGAAGCTTGTTTTTTCGCGTGACCTTTGCTATTGTACTTGACGGATAGCacatctttctttattatttcccTTTTACGCCGGCTTGGCCAGTGTGTGGTTTCAGTTCACGAAAATTCGACGGCCTTTTGAAAACAGTCGCTCGAAGTAATCCTGACTGTCTTTAATGCTCACTCCATTTTATGTATCCGTGTTATAGAGTACAATTTTATGCTGCCTAGTAAACTAATGCCTGCTTTTTTAAAATTAAGTTTTAACACGTTCCTTAGACGTCGGGCGTGTACCGCAGAAATTACTAACGTGCGTAGTGAGTATTTTGTCGACCGTGAAGATGACGTTGAGTGTGGTTTACAAGGCACTGAATTTCGTTGAAAACGGCTGTATATTAttctaggaaaaaaaaagagagaatacgGAGGATGTACTTGACACAGTGACAAACACAGTCTCGTTGTTTTACCGTTGTTGGCGCTTTCTCTGCGTTTTCGATTagtcaaatatatatatacaacaaggCTATGGTCTATCCACACCAGTTTCTCGCTGCAGCGTTTCGTCACACCTCACCTTAGAGCCCTGTAGTATCTTGTtgcaaaaaggaaaaaggaaagaaaggaaagaaagcagtACTGTCACGGTAGTTTGTGGATTTAAGATACGGTACGGAAGAATGTGTGGTTTGCAGATTCTTGTGGCTTTCCTTAAGCCTCTGCTATAGCACTATCGCACGTGCCCTAAATAGCCCTCGTATATATGATTCTTCGTTCAGCCTGAAGTTATTGGGGCTGTAAGGCGATGAGTCTGCGGGTTCGTTGTTGTGTACCATCTTGGGCGAATGATTCATTAATTGAGCTTATTTACTTCATGCAGGGGttcagtgcgtttttttttcgctctacAACGAACGGTTTACCTGACGGCGAAGCTCTAGCTTCAAGTGCTATCACTTGATTGTGAGCGATAAATAATTAGGAGGTCCGGGACGCTTGATGTTTTTGTTAgctagaatgaatgaatgaagcttTATTTCCTATTGAACATTGATgagggtgagaaaaaaaaagccgtaatGAGATGGCTTGAAAAACTCTCAACCCCCTGACAACACATGGCAGCGACAGGTCAGCAAaacatgcaataaagaaaactaataataaaaagaaaatacagtaaAGGCATAAATGTCGTATGGCTCAGGACGTATGGCTCAGAATTCAGTGtctattttcttcatattgttgCGCGAACGAAGCACTACTTACTCAGAAAAATATCTACAAGGTATATTTACAAAGCAGATTGCAACGCTGAGGAATCTGGTTCATGGCTTGCACGATTCGTTGCCGTCGTCGTCGAGACGACTGTGCTCCGGCCTTCTTCAATGGGCGCACGTATCAACAAGATCCGATTGTGTTAGTCTGCTGTCACTTTTTTTCCTATTCGGGTTGCATTTCTCTGGGATGGAGCAATTAACTCCTGCGTGTAGTACGAACCAGACAGTGAAACACCGTCTCTGCCGACTTGTCTCAGTGGCCGTGCTTTTTCACTGCTCTGCTCGTGCAGCCTGGAGAACCGGCCGCACCTTCGGGACGCTGTCCGACACCTGGTGCACCGTGGCCAGCTGGAGATGGTGACGGGTGGCTGGGTGATGACGGACGAGGCGGCCGCCCACTACTACGCCATGGTGGACCAGCTGGTCGAAGGACACCAGTGGCTGCGCTCCACCCTGGGTGTGGTGCCGCGCGCCGGCTGGTCCATCGACCCGTTCGGGCACGGTGCGACCGTGCCGTACCTGTTGCAGGCCGCCGGCATCCGCAGTACTTTTATCCAGCGGACCCACTTCGCTTGGAAAGAGTTTCTCGCCGCGAGGAGGTTCGTGTGGGTCGCACGCTTGTTTGCAGTCTGTAGAACGACCTATGAAACTAAAGCTTTAAGGAGGTTGAATCAGGTAGCGGGTTagcaggcggggggggggaggggtatccTTTATTTCAGATGACATTAGGAGGAAGAAATGATGTTGAGCAGGCCGCGTAATGCGTGAGCCAGATAACCGGCGGTCATCTAGAGCTACGGTATCTGTGCCAAGTGcagggaagtgcagttgaggatGGCGTTAAACTAGGTgctgtgatgaaattaggaaatttacagcCACGAGAGAGCGTCAACTGGCGCAAGACAAGGGTAAGTCGCTGGgggaggctttcgtcctgcagtggacacaaatacgacgatgatgatgaccggCTGTAAAACACAGCTTACGTGTTCCTCTGCCTCGTTTGCATGGTTTCACATAGTCATTCATGTTACTCATCTCGACACAACGTGTGCTGATAAACTGCAGTACCAGCTGGCAGCTAGTGGTGCCATCATATAGTGCAGTGTACCGTTTTGTGTTCGTAGACTGTGCGACTAACTCTGAAATCACCGATTCTTGGCTTGTCCGAGTGTTTTTTGTTACTTACGGATGGGGATTGTGCAGGCTGTCAAAGGTGATGCATCAGAAGTGATGTGTTCGCCGCCTTTATCTCGCCTGCGTTACAGCTCACTATCAGTTTTTGTGTGTGCACAGTGTTAGATTCGGAGTGTTGCGAAGTGTTCGAAGACGCTAGGCGGAGAAATGTTGCCCTCACGTGTATGTGAGAATACTCAGGCGTGTTTTGTCTAAATGGCTGTCGGTAATCATGAGTGCATCACATAGAAGtgcgaacataaaaaaaaaagctggcgttTTTTGTGCCTTTCATACAAGAAAGGCAGTTACCCAAAATACATGAAAAGTAATCATTTCTCGATGGAACGCGTTTAGGAATTGAGGAAGTTAAGCTCACTACGCAATGTCACCAAGGAAATGTTCGGCTATTCCGGACACCGACAAAGGCCGTTCGCGGGCGCAGTCTTGCAAACAAAAACCCGTCCGAGTAATTGTATTTGCCCACGCCGGCGCCTCGCTCTGAAGCCGAATGGGAGGCCTTTCGCGTGGGCACCCGGTGAGATGTGCCGACGAGCGCCCGCTCGGTCCGCGCTGGACGACGTCGTGAAATGGCCCCGCAGCGAGAAATAGGCACAGCCAAGTTCCTCTCGCGCCCGAGTAATCTACACTGTCAGGTGGTGCTAGCATTGGCACATTCCCGCTATCTATCTCCCGCTGGTAACTGCGTCACTACAACATCAACTTCCACCGTCGCTTAGACGTCACGCAGTGAAGCCGATTGTCTGGAGATGCGATAACTGTGCGGGCAGCAGTGCACGCTCCCACAGGTGCTAACCCATAGGCACGACTGTTGAGAAACAAGGCGTTGCGAGACCACGGTGGAGAACCGAAGTGACGCGCGTTCGGTGGATGAATGACAAAACCTGACATTGCTTCTGAATGTCAGATATTCAGGTTACATAATGTGGTTCTAATCCATTATAGCTTCCCGTTTACTTGAGAAGGGAGATTGTAGAAAGGCAGAAGTCACTTTTGTGTAATGTTCCTTGACCGCTTAACGTTAATAAGCATGGTCATCCGAGTTCTTGGAGGATATGCTGATGTATGCAACGGAGTTAATGGTCATAGCTGAAGTAGAGATAGAAGTGAAGAGCACTAAAATTCTACTACTATAAGAGACCGCGATAATTGTTTACTACCTTACGCAGTTAAGGTGGCACTAATCGTATCGTTGTACCTCGCAGGGACCTCGAATTTCTTTGGAAGACCCCTTTCCCGACGTCTTACTTCAACGACTCGGGCGTGCTGACGCATATGGCACCGTTCGAGCTGTACAGCATCAAGCACACTTGTGGACCCAACACGGATGTGTGCCTCAAGTTCGACTTCCGCCGGCTCGCCGGCGAGTACACCGAGAGCCGCGCGTCGCAGGTTGCCGACCACAACGTGGCCACCCTAGCCGAACTGCTTTTGGGCCAATACGGGCGCATTGGCTCGCTGTTTCCGCACAACGTCGCCCTGGTTCCGCTCGGGGACGACTTCCGGTTCGACCACGATGTCGAGTGGGAGCAGCAGTACGCCAACTATCGCAAGCTGTTCGACTACATCAACAAGAGCAAGCGGCTGCACGCGCACGTGCGCTTCGGCACCCTCAGCGACTACTTCGAAGAGGTCTACACTCGTATGGAGAAGGGCGTCTCGCACGAGCACCCGTTCGCCAAGCTCACCGGGGACTTCCTTCCGTACGGTGACATGTACGCCGAGGGCAAGCCTTCCTACTGGACGGGCTACTTCACCACACGACCCTACCTGAAACACTTTTCCCGGGAGCTGGAGCACTGGCTACGTGCGGCCGAGATCCTCTTCAGTATCGCCCGTGTCTACCTGAACGAGAGCGGTCAGACGGACCTGGGCCGCCGACTGGATGCCGACTACGTCTTCCTCGTGCAGACCAGGGACGCCCTGGGCCTCTTCCAGCACCACGATGCCATCACGGGAAcgtccaaggaaggcgtcatgaCCGACTACGGGTCGCGCATGTACAACGGCATGAAGGAGGCCATGGGTGTCATCGCTCATGCCGCCCAATATCTGATGCTCGTCGAGCAGCCGATGGTCAACGCCGCGATCCACTCGCCGAGACCGGTAACGTCGTACCTCTTTCCCGACGTGCAGAGGCCCACTTACGACGTGCTCCCAATCAAGCTGCCGCTTACCGTGCCCGAGGTTCACGGCCGCAATATAGTCCTCTACAACTCACACGCGCAAGCTCTGCAGGAGGTGGTTCGCGTGGACGTATCTGACCCCGTCGCCAGGGTGCTCGATTCGACGGGCGAAGACGTCTTGTTCCAGCTCAACCCCGTGTGGACCGACGCTGCTGCCGTGTCCAGCGTCGTGTTCGAGCTGGTcttcgtcgccaagctcgcgccgCTGTCGCTGAGCACATACACTCTGCTCGTCGAGTCTGGGAGGCTAACGACGCCCAAGACGAGGGTCTCAATGTTCGTCGGCGACTCGTGGTCCGGTGCCGGCGCGCAGTCCATCTTCAACTTCGAGAGCCCGCACACGAAGCCCGTTGTCCTGTCGACTCCATACGTGGAGGCGACATTCTCTCACGAAACGGGCCTCCTGCGTTCAATCCGATTGCTCAAGAGTGGTCTGGAGAGGCGGGTGAACGTCTCCTTCAACGCGTACAGATCTCTCGAGTTCCACAGCGGCGCCTACCTCTTCGAGCCCGACGCCAGCGACCCGTTCGTGAACGTAACGGGGCGTTTTCCGATTGTGCGCGTGGTCCAGGGACCGATCACCTCCGAGCTTGTGGCTGCCTACGCGGACGGGCTGACGCACACGTTCCGCGTGTACCACGTCGACGGCTTCCTCGGAGGCGGCCTCGAGATGAGCGTCGTGTTCGACTTGTCCAGGCGCTCCGATTACAACGTCGAGATGTTTATGAAGCTGGACACGGACGTGGACAACGGCGATCGCACCTTCTACACGGACTCGTCGGGATTCCAAATGACGAGGCGCATCACCGACGTGCGGTTGCCCGTCGAGGCCAACTACTACCCGGTGACCGCTGCCGCCTACCTGGAGGACGAGCTGTCGCGCGTGACGCTCCTGGTGTCGCACGCGCACGGCGCCGCGAGCGTCCAGCCGGGATCGCTGGAAGTGATGCTGGATCGCAAGCTGCGTTACGACGACAGCCGCGGTCTCGGCGAAGGCGTGCTCGACGTGCGCGAGACGCAGGCCGACTTCTGGTTGCTCCTGGAACCAAGGGTCGCCGATGATTCCGGCAAAGGCAACGATCGAAACAAGCCGGTGGGCGAAAATGACAGCGGCAGGAAATCACAGGACGTCCCCAACCTGTCCTCGCTGGCGCACTCGCTTTCGCAGCGGCTCCTCTACCCTGTCGTCGTGCTGGCCACCGAAGGACAGCAGAACCGAGCGCTTCATCCGGGCTTCAGTTTTCTGCACGCGGGCTACCCGTGTTCGATGTGGATGATGAACCTGCGCACGACGCCTCTGGAAGAAGACTTCGACCGTCCTTCGAAGAGCAGCCTGTTGATTCTGCACCACAAGGCCGGCTCTTGCCGCGTGGCGAGCGTCGGTCCGGCATCGTGCGAGTTGGAGAGGCCTTCAGCATCGTCGGGCGCGGGGCCTCAAGGTGACGCGCCCTCTTCCAGACGCGCGTCATCGCGACCCGAGAAGTTCCGGCTCATCAAGGTGCAGTCGGTGCACAGGACTACGTTGACTGGCGTCCGAAACGGCGCCAGGCTGCCCGACGTGCATGCGATCGACGTGCCGCCCATGGAGATTGTGACGCTCAATCTGACTTTTGGTCCGTAAGCGCGAAGATTCGGAAAGAGCGCTAGTCTGTGGTTAGATACTCTGCGAAAGGCGTTTGTTGACATTTGGGATAATGCTAAGCGTGCCAGTAACGGGGATCAGCGTATCGCTGACTGTTGTGATGGATCAAGCTCGCTGTGACCTGCCATGGTTACTTGTTCTAGCTCACTGTAGAAGTTTCAAGATCTATTTCAAGCCGCGTGTGTCAAAGGTTGCCGGTTTCCACTGGACGGCCTCAAGTTGGTTGTGCGAATCTGCGGCCTTGCGCATTAATGGGCGTGTCGTGTGTGAGAGTTGTTCGCGCCGAATGCGTGCATGCGCGGTTTTCGTCAAAAGCGGCTGTGGCCGGAAGGTTGAGTAACGTTGAAACTGTTTCAGAATCTCTCAGTGCCGCGATTCTGTGTGTGCAAGTTGTCTCAAACAAGCGCCACTGTGTCGCTTTGCGCGCTTTCGCAATCCCTGCGCCTATCCTCACCTTTGGCGCTCTGCCTATATGTCGCGGCGTACGTTGGTCGAAGATGTTGCGGGTGCCAACTCGTGACGGACAGGAGACTGCGCTGTGCGTTATAAGCAGCTGTGAAGAAGCGAATTTGTCTATTTTAAGGAGAATAAGGTTCGCTGACCTCCGCGAAGTTTTCTGCTGCTGGGTATGAACATATCGGCCTGAAGTTGATCGTGAGAGACGGACAGTTCTTAATAGACTGTACGCGAGGTATCGTAAGTGCGCAGCTTTAAGATAACAACGGGGCGAATAGGCTTATACACTATAGTTCCGGTACAAAAGGCGGGTAAAAATATTCCTTTGTCGTCCATAAGTGACGCGGTTAATGCAGTAGTTCGGATGGTTGTCCATTAAGGGTAAATGCTAAAGGTTGTCGCTCTTCGCACGTTGGCGTGAATCCTGTAGCTGTCACTCTTACAACTCTTTGTTCACCTCTTGCATGTTTGTACCTGCTCTCCCGAGAATCTATTTACAGACTTCGATTTAAAGTCGGAAACGCGTCTAGCCGCGCCTACGATGAGTATTAATAACACGAGTGACGTTCGAAGGCAACTCAGGGTATGACCACACGTGGCACGAGAAAGCTTTACGCAGCCTTCACTCCGCCCTCTCACTGCGGAGCTAGCGTCGCTGCAGCGATTTGTTTactttgtttttatcatttttaTGTTGTCTCAAACTCAACTACACTGGTAGGCGCGCGGCGCCAGCCGTGGGTTGAGTACGAGTGAAACAGAATCAGCCATCATCGGGTTTTACGAATTGAGGTCTTGGATAACGACTTGATTGAAGCGCATGCGAACCCGGGTGTCAGAGCGTATAATACAAAAACAGATCGTTATTCAAAAGTCGGAACTCGGCGTATCGTGCTGTCCCCAGCCGTTTctgtatttgttttgttttcttcaccAGGTGTGAATTTTTCTTGACAAAGGAGTGGTCTCGGATTGCTAGACCCTTCATGCCAGTGCGCAATTGACATTAGCGATCTCAGCCGCAGCTTGACTACTATCGATCTGTTCGATGCTTCGTGTCCGGGGGAGCACCGACTTCTAGCCCTGGGTCTGGGTGGCACTATCGTCGCTTTGCTTTCGCGGAGGCGATCTTCGTAGGGTACATTTCGCTTATTTACAAATTTGTGAAACTGACAGTTCCGACGCGAGttgcttataatttttttttcctctggccTGCTTGTAAGCGTGGACCTTTGGCTATCGGTAGCGCCTCGAGAAGTGGCTTACGTCGATGACTCTTCTGAAGTGAATCATCGGTGCGGTTGTCACTTATAGTACCGACTTCGGCTTGACGCGGAGATGCTACCGCAGCGGGCGCGAGGCCGCCGAGGCTTTTGCGTACTGAAATCAGACGCTTCGACAACCAGTATAATGCCATGTATCGACCTGTCTTCCGTAGTTGACGACATTCACTGTGAATCACAAGCTCTGCATCAGAGCGTGTATATGTAGATAGAAAATAACTTTATTGGTTGCGCGGAGGTTAGCAATTTCGAAAGCTTACACCAAACATGTGTGATCTTGCGCAAAGCGctatcttcttttattttttcagcaGTTTCACACGGCGTACGCACTGCGGACGAGCTGAACCTTTTCTGCGGGCACATAGTTTCCAGGCTCTTGCGAGATTATTTATAGTGGAGAAATGGCACATGGCCATAAACGGTAACACGTACAGACGGCCCCGTGCGTTCGTGGTGTTGTGTGGCCGGGTCATGTCTAACGCgcaattgcttgcttgcttgcttgggcTTAGTGAAGCAAGCATCTTGCAGTACGGCCATTCACCACCACAGCCGCTCTGTATAATGTTACGT is a window from the Dermacentor variabilis isolate Ectoservices chromosome 3, ASM5094787v1, whole genome shotgun sequence genome containing:
- the alpha-Man-IIb gene encoding alpha-Mannosidase class II b encodes the protein MVQCHRRSPAERGGGGRPSVMMCASRRAKVRALVAACLVVCAALVFFYHYSNDAGELSELHRKRLYGDQRRRDDSVNFVDDKAHSSPKSSFTWPWAKRDMLTAAGDCRALKMRRDVDFHTPDVYPTLNFKPQSRSYWNQTFENRYYETRKQWAKLPLEVIVIPHSHNDPGWLKTFEGYFLSNTAHILNNMVDFLQRHKDFSFLWAEMCFFSRWWRSLENRPHLRDAVRHLVHRGQLEMVTGGWVMTDEAAAHYYAMVDQLVEGHQWLRSTLGVVPRAGWSIDPFGHGATVPYLLQAAGIRSTFIQRTHFAWKEFLAARRDLEFLWKTPFPTSYFNDSGVLTHMAPFELYSIKHTCGPNTDVCLKFDFRRLAGEYTESRASQVADHNVATLAELLLGQYGRIGSLFPHNVALVPLGDDFRFDHDVEWEQQYANYRKLFDYINKSKRLHAHVRFGTLSDYFEEVYTRMEKGVSHEHPFAKLTGDFLPYGDMYAEGKPSYWTGYFTTRPYLKHFSRELEHWLRAAEILFSIARVYLNESGQTDLGRRLDADYVFLVQTRDALGLFQHHDAITGTSKEGVMTDYGSRMYNGMKEAMGVIAHAAQYLMLVEQPMVNAAIHSPRPVTSYLFPDVQRPTYDVLPIKLPLTVPEVHGRNIVLYNSHAQALQEVVRVDVSDPVARVLDSTGEDVLFQLNPVWTDAAAVSSVVFELVFVAKLAPLSLSTYTLLVESGRLTTPKTRVSMFVGDSWSGAGAQSIFNFESPHTKPVVLSTPYVEATFSHETGLLRSIRLLKSGLERRVNVSFNAYRSLEFHSGAYLFEPDASDPFVNVTGRFPIVRVVQGPITSELVAAYADGLTHTFRVYHVDGFLGGGLEMSVVFDLSRRSDYNVEMFMKLDTDVDNGDRTFYTDSSGFQMTRRITDVRLPVEANYYPVTAAAYLEDELSRVTLLVSHAHGAASVQPGSLEVMLDRKLRYDDSRGLGEGVLDVRETQADFWLLLEPRVADDSGKGNDRNKPVGENDSGRKSQDVPNLSSLAHSLSQRLLYPVVVLATEGQQNRALHPGFSFLHAGYPCSMWMMNLRTTPLEEDFDRPSKSSLLILHHKAGSCRVASVGPASCELERPSASSGAGPQGDAPSSRRASSRPEKFRLIKVQSVHRTTLTGVRNGARLPDVHAIDVPPMEIVTLNLTFGP